The sequence CCCTATCAGCTGGCCGTGCTGGGGATAAACACACAGCAGCATCCTATTTATAGCTTACAGCTGCTCCTCAGCGAGTTGCAGCATTTGCAGTGCAAAGTCTTACTGTTATGCAATACCTGTGACTTTGCCATCTTCCAAAATAAACTAGAACGGCCCTTTTGCGAACAACTGCTCAGCAAGCCGGCCTGTCACCGTCGTTTACAGCACGCCATTAACGATTTACTGTCAATTAGCGACAGTCCTCAAGCGCAAGCGGCGCCTGCGCAGCATGCATTGCACGCATTATGCGTGGATGACAACCCCGCAAATTTATTACTGATCAAGACCTTACTCTGCGATATGAACGTACAGGTCAGCACAGCAGATAACGGGCATACAGCCTTAGCTCTGTTTCAACAAGAGCACTTTGATATTGTCTTTATGGACATTCAAATGCCCACCATGAGCGGTCAGCAATGCACTGAAGCCATTCGCACCTGGGAGCGAAATCAAAAACTAAAAGCCACACCTATCATCGCCGTGACAGCCCATGCACTGCCCTACGAAACACAGCAGTTTTTACAATCGGGAATTAACGACTGCTTGAGCAAACCCATTAGCGAACACTCGTTAGCACAGAGCATTGCAAAGTGGACAGGCATTTTTATCAGCAGTGAAAAACAACCTGAACTCGCGCCAATCAATACAACTGAGCATCTGCTGCTGCCGGTCATCGACCGACAAGAGGGCCGCGCGCTTTCCAATGATAAAGACTCACTTGCCAACGAATTACTCAAGCTGTTATTTGAGTCCTTACCGAGCGACCGTCAGTATCTGCAACAAGCCCGCGCGCGCAACGACCGTAATGCCCTGCTGGAACGCATCCACCGTATACATGGCGCAGCACAATACTGTGGTGTTCCGCAATTGCGCGCCATCTGCAAACACTGCGAAACGTTGCTTAAAAACAAGGTAGCGCTGATTGACCCAGCGCTAGACGAACTCGACGCCGCTATTGAACGCTTGCTCTTAGAGCTCACCAAGCAAATAGAGTGACTGTTGTTGCTTTACTAAGCACGCAAAAATCGTAGGGCGCGAGCGCTACACGCGGGCACAAGTGCCCGCGCTACCGTATGGGTGGTGTTTTCTCGTTAATGGTATCTGCTGCACGTGCGATTATCGTAGGGCGGGCACTCGTTGCCCGCGATGTTGCCAATACGCGATGGGCAATGTTGTTGACTTGCGGTTTTGCTGTTTGTGGGAATGCGAATTGCGAGTGGCAGGGCGCGAGCGCTACACGCGGGCACAAGTGCCCGTCCTACGGTTCGGGGAGCTGCCACTGGATTGGTGTTTGCCCGGTGCGTTGCAAGAATTTATTGCACTGACTGAAGTGGCCGTTGCCGATAAAGCCGCGATACGCTGATAAAGGTGACGGGTGTACAGAGCACAGCAGTAGGTGCTTGCTAGCATCAATACGCGCACCTTTACTACGCGCATGCGCGCCCCACAACATAAACACCACTGGATTTGACTGCGCGCTGACGCAATCAATAATACGATCAGTAAAGCGCTGCCAACCAACTTTCGCATGTGACCCCGCCTCGCCCTGCGCAACAGTCAGTGTTGTATTTAGCAACAAAACACCTTGCTCAGCCCAACTTTGCAAACAGCCATGTTGAGCAAGCGGAATATTCAAATCACGCTGCAACTCTTTGTACATATTTAATAATGATGGCGGTATGGTGATACCAGCAGGCACCGAAAAACTCAAACCATGTGCCTGACCTGGGCCGTGATAAGGGTCCTGCCCTAAAATCACAACCTTAACTTGTGGCAGCGGTGTTAAATTAAGCGCATTGAAGATAAGCGCACCTGGCGGGTAAATCACTTTGCCTTGCTGTTTTTCTTGACGCAGAAAATCAGACAACTGCTGCATATAAGGCTGCTCAAACTCTTCAGCTAGCGCTTTTTTCCAACTCTTTTCAAGCTTAATACGGTTATACTGCGTCATGATTTAACCTGCGGTAAAAAAACTCAGCACCCTAGAAAAACCAGGATTACTTGTCAATGACTGGCACCATATCAACATCAAGCTCAGCCCAGCAAAGTCTACACTACTCTTTGCTCAGTGCGTTTCTCAAAGGCACAGCAAAAGTTCCGCAGATGCCAGAAAACTCGCTACGCATCCGTAGCTTATTAAAAGACCCCTATATATCGCTAGAACAGCTCAGCCGTGTCATTAATCGCGATCCACCACTAGCAGCATATTTAATGCAGTTTGCTGACAGCCCATTAATTAAAAGCGCAAGACCTTGTCGCTCACTAACTGATGTACTCGCTCGACTGGGCACCAATCAACTAAGCAATCTAGTGCTTGCCTTTTCAGTTCGCCATATGTTTATCAGTAAAGAATTGCCTTTGCAGAAAGTATTTCGCGCACGTTGGAATGCATCCTCAATACGCGCTGCTTGGTCAGCTTGCTTAGCACCTTTAGTGCGTGGTATTTCAACTGATGATGCGTTATTAGGTGGTTTATTTCAGGATATTGGCAGCCTACCACTGCTCGCCGAACTGGAAAACTGGCCACAAATATCACGCGACAGCGAGACGTTAAACGAGCTCTGCGAACAGATCTCGGCGCCCATCGGCACAATTCTGCTGACGACCTGGAAGCAGCCTAGCAGCATCATTGATTGCGCGCGTTACCGCAGCAACCACACAGAAGCGCCCACCGCGACAACGACACAACTCTATGAAGTGGTGCAAATGGGTGAGGCCCTACAGAACCCAAATAAACATCAAACTCTGGCGCAGTTGCCTCTTGCACAACAGATTTTTACGAACTTAGATGCCAATGAAATACAGCAGCAATTGAAAGAGCAAGTTAACCTATGGTTTTTATTGCTTGGAGTCAAAACTCGCATTCGTTAATATCGATAAAATTGTAAGCGTAATAGTACGACTAATATACAGTAGCCTACTGCTAGTTATAATTGCACAGTCACGCTTTATTTTATTCTTTTATGCTCCAACCTTAAGGAGTTTCTTGTGATTCGTATGTTCTCTGCTTTAGCCCTATGGGTTGCAATGAGCGTTTCAGCGCTGGCCGCTGATCCAATTATTATCGGTCTGAATTACCCCCGCACAGGCCACTATAAAGAAGAAGGCTTAGCGCAAATGCGCGGCGCCTTATTAGCTATTGATGAAATAAACAGTCAAGGCGGCGTACTTGGACGTGATATACACATCATTACTCGCGATACTGCTTCACGACCAGAAAAAGCAGCACGTAATGTTGATAAATTAATTGGAGACGGTGCTGTGATGCTGTTCGGCAGCGTCTCCAGTGCTGTTGCAATTGCTGCCAGCGCACGCGCGCAGCAACTCAATACTTTGTATTTTGCCACCATCGGCTACTCCAATGATGTCACCGGCAAGAACGGCCATCGCTATGTGTTCCGTGAGAGCAGCAGCGCAACCATGACAGGCCGCGCCCTTGGCAAGTACCTGTCAGAAAACATGCCGAATAAAAAGTATTTTTACATAACGGCAGATTACACTTGGGGACACAGCTCCGAGCAAGCCCTACGCGAAAACACCAACAGCCTAGACAGCAGTCAACACAAAGGCGTGCTGTTGCCATTCCCCACAGCTAAGCAGTCTGATTACAACGCTTCTCTACAACAAGCCAAGGACAGCGGAGCAGACATTATCGCGCTGGTGCTGTATGGCCATGATTTAGTGCGCGCGATGCGCACTGCAGAGACTATGGGCCTGACAGATCAAGTCCAATTTATTGCACCCAACCTAACTCAGTCAGTGATTGAGCAAGCAGGGGCAACAGTAATGTCTGGTGTCATCGGCACTGAACATTGGCTATGGCGTGCACCAGAGCTGGAGCAATCAAAAGCCGGCCTAGCTTTCGTTGAGAACTTCAATAAAGCCTATGACCTATACCCACCCAGCGCAGCAGCATCGGCGTACACTGTGGTCAAGCAATGGGCCGACGCAGTCAATCGCAGCCGAAGCTATGAAAGTGAGGCTGTTATCAACGCGCTGGAAAATTATAGCTACACCTTGCTCAAAGATGCGGCGCAATGGCGTGCTTTTGATCACCAAAATGTGCAAACCGTTTACGTTGTGCAAGCTAACGAGCGCAACGCCGTAATGGCGCACCCATCTAAACAAGATTATCTAAAAATTCTTGAGCGCTTTGATGCTGAGCAAACAGCACAAACTCATGAACAGTGGCAAGCTGAGCGTAGCAAAGCGGGCAAACCGACACGACTGCAGTAAAACAGCAGGCAATATCTACTCGACAATAAAAAACCGCAGCGACGCGGTTTTTTGTTGTGTGAATCTTAATCCAAGTTACTGCCGCGCTAAGCGCAGATTATCGACTGTGCAGTGCTGCGTACTGCGATAGGGGTTAATGTCTAAACCGCCGCGCCGTACATAGCGTGCCGAAACCGTTAACAACTCCGGCTTTAAACAACGCTGTAAATCCAAAAAAATACGCTCTACACACTGCTCATGAAAATCCTGATGCTGGCGAAAGCTCACCAGATACGCCAACAAGCTGGCATGCTCCAATGCAGCACCGCGGTAATGCACTTGCAAGGTTCCCCAGTCTGGCTGACCGGTGACAGGACAATTGGATTTCAGTAAGTGACTGTAAAGCTGCTCTTCAGCCTGCTCTGAGCTGCAAGCAAGCTGCTCAACGCCAGGATGCTCATACTGGCTTACATTGATATCTAAATCATCAATACACACACCCTGCGGCTCATGAAGGCCCTCTGCAGCCACTTCGCGCAAGGTTTTCAACTCAACCTGCACAGGCGCTTGCGCAACCTGCGACAAATCTGCCGACAACACGGCTTGCACCTCAGCAAAACTGCTGTAGGTGCTCTGATTAAAAGAGTTTAGATACAATTTAAACGATTTTGACTCAATGATATTTGGCGAGTCAGCCGGCACAATAAACTGTGCAATCGCCACAACGGGTTTACCCGAAGGCAGCAGCCATGACAACTCATAGCAATTCCACACATCAACGCCGACATAGGGCAAAGTGTCCGCGCTAAAACCCAACTCATGCCACTTAGTTGCACGTGCAATGCCGAACAACAAGCTCGGATCATATTGGCTTATATAGGTACTACTTTTGCCTAAAGGCGAATCGTGCGCAGGATGATGCGACATAACTGCAGCTCCATAAAGTAACTCAGGGCCGCATTGTAAAGAAACCTATAAATAGCACCAGTGCTTAGCCAATTTAGACTTACTCTTCTTTACGCCCCATGCCGTATTTACGCATTTTTTCCACCAAGGTGGTGCGACGAATATTCAAGCGTTCAGCGGCACGTGCGACCACGCCATCTTCTTCATTCAAGGCTTGCTGGATTAAATCTTGCTCCAACTCAGCCAAATACTCACGCAGGTCCAAACCTTCCGAAGGCAACTGATTTGCCAGCACAGGCTCTTCCTCAGCCACCGCCAATAAAGCAGCACGCTCACTGAGCTCTTCGCGCAGTTCTTGGATGCCATCATCTTCATCAATATAGCGAAACTTCTTTGGCAGCTCACTGATGCCGATAACACCATGTGGGTACATAATTGCCATGCGCTCAACCAGGTTGGCCAACTCACGTACATTACCTGGCCAGTTGTGCTGGCACAGCGACATGATGGATGCTTCATTGAAACGTACCGAGGCACGCTTCTCATTTTCCATGCGCGACACCAGCTCGTTAATCAAAAGAGGAATATCTTCAGTGCGCTCACGCAGTGCTGGCATTTCTATCGGAAAAACATTAAGTCGATAAAACAAATCTTCACGAAAATCGCCCGTTTCAATCATCTCTTCAAGGTTTTTATGGGTTGCAGCAACAATGCGCACATCAGCATCAATCGATTTATTGCCACCGATGCGCTCAAAAATACGCTCTTGCAAAACCCTTAGTAACTTAACCTGCATGGTCAGCGGCATATCGCCAACTTCATCTAAAAACAGAGTGCCGCCTTTGGCCAACTCAAAACGCCCAGCGCGCGCACTGATGGCTCCGGTAAAGGCACCCTTCTCGTGACCAAACAACTCGCTTTCCAGTAACTCAGCAGGAATAGCACCGCAGTTAATCGGCACAAAAGGCCCATCACGGCGTTTGGAGCTGTAATGCAGATTACGTGCAATCACTTCTTTACCGGTACCTGACTCACCTAAAATCAGCACACTGGCTTCGGTATCTGCCACTTGCTGCATCATTTGCCGCACACTTTGGATACAACGACTGGCACCCACTAAGCTGCGAAACAAATCCGGTCCACGTTGCATGCGGCGCTCAGCTGCCTCATCGTAAACTTCCCGATACACTTGCGCACGATGCAACACACCCAACAATTGACTGTAGCTGGGCGGCATCTCTAAGCGGGTCAGTACGGACAGGCTAGTTTCGCCAAGCAGTTCAACAGGTTCAGCCTCATCCAGCACAATGATCGGCAAGAACTCATCCCACTCGACAAATTCTTTAACCAAAGTCGCTAAGCGTTTTGAGTCAGCGACCCCGCCAAGCAATACACATAAAACACCGCGATTAGAATTCAGCGCTGCTACCGCATCACGCCACTCAGCACTTGCGCAGGCAAGATGGTTTTCATCTAAAAAGGTAAGGATATTAGCAAATTCTTTACGCTGCTCTTCCTGGTCATGAACCAGCAGTATTTTAGTTTCTCGCCACATAAGAACTACTTAAACTCTAGAAATAAAGGACGCTAATCAGGCATGTCAGCAAACCGCCTTCAGTAAAGTCAAAAACGCATCCAATGTCAATTTTATGACGTCAATTTTTAATAAAAAAGCCCCAAGCACATTCAGCGCTTGGGGCTTCTTGATGGAATCTAGCGATCAACCAAACATTTGGTAGACTTTAGCGCTTTTTTTGAACTGATTAATCTGCCGTAGCTCACCAGCAATACGCTGCTGCTCACCCTGACAGACACTGACTAATTCACGGTATAAATCTAACAATTCTTGCATGCGCTCACGCAACTCATCATTTTGCTGCTGGGGGTCAGCCATCGCACTGTCAACGGCCTGTCGACATTGCAAATCTAACTGGCCGACAGCCTGCCAATCTTGTTGCGCTAGAGCATCGCGCAAAGCCGTGCTGGTGTTTTGCAGTTGCTCAACAGTGCTTGATCTCATTGTACTTGCCTCTGGTCAACACAACTTATGCTGCAATAGCATCCCAACCACTTTTTACTTCACGCAACAGGTCAGATACTTCTTCAACAATAGCTGGATCGTTTTTCAGGTTCGCTTCCATTAAACGGGTGGTCATATATTCATACAAGCGGTCTAAATTTTCCGCTAACTCGCCACCTTTCTGTACATCCAAAGCTTGACGTAAACCACCGACAATGCCGATTGCTTTGCTGAGCAGTTCACCTTTAAGTGCGGTCTGGTTACGCTCCATGGCACCACGTGCTTGCGCTAAACGGGTTAAGCCACCTTCCATCAGCATTTGAATTAAACGGTGCGGATCAGCCTCAATCGCTTGCGCCTGATTGTTGACTGACTGGTACTGACGCATAGCGGTCATTGCATTCATAACATCGTGCTCCATAAGTGTTTCTACTATTCCTTATATCGTCAACGACCGCTGTTTCTTTAGCCATTTCTTACAATTCTTTTGGTTCGCTGGCAGGATCAATCTGTGACCAGCCTTCACGCAGCTGTAACACGATGCCTTGGACTTCTTCTAAGCTATGTGGGGTCTTGTCGACAGCCACTCCGGCTAAACGGCGAGTCATATAATCGTATAAGGCATCAAGGTTTTCCGCTAACTCGCCACCCAGTGTTTTATCGAGACTGTCCTGCAGCAAACCAATAATGGTGAGCGTGGTTCCGACCGCCTCACCACGTTGCGCCGCGTTGTTTTCTTGCTGGGCAATCAGTGCTTTGGAAATACACTCTAAGGCGCCATCAAGGAGCAGCTCCACCGCTTGGTAAGGGGTTAGATCTTGACCTGCAGCCACAGAGTTATAGGTTTGCATGGGTTTATTCATCTATTTTTTATCCTTGCGAACGAATCCAGGTAAGTTTTCTAGGGATTGAGC comes from Pseudomonas sp. C27(2019) and encodes:
- the fliS gene encoding flagellar export chaperone FliS — encoded protein: MNAMTAMRQYQSVNNQAQAIEADPHRLIQMLMEGGLTRLAQARGAMERNQTALKGELLSKAIGIVGGLRQALDVQKGGELAENLDRLYEYMTTRLMEANLKNDPAIVEEVSDLLREVKSGWDAIAA
- a CDS encoding sigma-54 dependent transcriptional regulator, whose translation is MWRETKILLVHDQEEQRKEFANILTFLDENHLACASAEWRDAVAALNSNRGVLCVLLGGVADSKRLATLVKEFVEWDEFLPIIVLDEAEPVELLGETSLSVLTRLEMPPSYSQLLGVLHRAQVYREVYDEAAERRMQRGPDLFRSLVGASRCIQSVRQMMQQVADTEASVLILGESGTGKEVIARNLHYSSKRRDGPFVPINCGAIPAELLESELFGHEKGAFTGAISARAGRFELAKGGTLFLDEVGDMPLTMQVKLLRVLQERIFERIGGNKSIDADVRIVAATHKNLEEMIETGDFREDLFYRLNVFPIEMPALRERTEDIPLLINELVSRMENEKRASVRFNEASIMSLCQHNWPGNVRELANLVERMAIMYPHGVIGISELPKKFRYIDEDDGIQELREELSERAALLAVAEEEPVLANQLPSEGLDLREYLAELEQDLIQQALNEEDGVVARAAERLNIRRTTLVEKMRKYGMGRKEE
- a CDS encoding ABC transporter substrate-binding protein, producing the protein MRMFSALALWVAMSVSALAADPIIIGLNYPRTGHYKEEGLAQMRGALLAIDEINSQGGVLGRDIHIITRDTASRPEKAARNVDKLIGDGAVMLFGSVSSAVAIAASARAQQLNTLYFATIGYSNDVTGKNGHRYVFRESSSATMTGRALGKYLSENMPNKKYFYITADYTWGHSSEQALRENTNSLDSSQHKGVLLPFPTAKQSDYNASLQQAKDSGADIIALVLYGHDLVRAMRTAETMGLTDQVQFIAPNLTQSVIEQAGATVMSGVIGTEHWLWRAPELEQSKAGLAFVENFNKAYDLYPPSAAASAYTVVKQWADAVNRSRSYESEAVINALENYSYTLLKDAAQWRAFDHQNVQTVYVVQANERNAVMAHPSKQDYLKILERFDAEQTAQTHEQWQAERSKAGKPTRLQ
- a CDS encoding HDOD domain-containing protein, which translates into the protein MTGTISTSSSAQQSLHYSLLSAFLKGTAKVPQMPENSLRIRSLLKDPYISLEQLSRVINRDPPLAAYLMQFADSPLIKSARPCRSLTDVLARLGTNQLSNLVLAFSVRHMFISKELPLQKVFRARWNASSIRAAWSACLAPLVRGISTDDALLGGLFQDIGSLPLLAELENWPQISRDSETLNELCEQISAPIGTILLTTWKQPSSIIDCARYRSNHTEAPTATTTQLYEVVQMGEALQNPNKHQTLAQLPLAQQIFTNLDANEIQQQLKEQVNLWFLLLGVKTRIR
- the ung gene encoding uracil-DNA glycosylase, with protein sequence MTQYNRIKLEKSWKKALAEEFEQPYMQQLSDFLRQEKQQGKVIYPPGALIFNALNLTPLPQVKVVILGQDPYHGPGQAHGLSFSVPAGITIPPSLLNMYKELQRDLNIPLAQHGCLQSWAEQGVLLLNTTLTVAQGEAGSHAKVGWQRFTDRIIDCVSAQSNPVVFMLWGAHARSKGARIDASKHLLLCSVHPSPLSAYRGFIGNGHFSQCNKFLQRTGQTPIQWQLPEP
- the queF gene encoding NADPH-dependent 7-cyano-7-deazaguanine reductase QueF (Catalyzes the NADPH-dependent reduction of 7-cyano-7-deazaguanine (preQ0) to 7-aminomethyl-7-deazaguanine (preQ1) in queuosine biosynthesis), producing the protein MSHHPAHDSPLGKSSTYISQYDPSLLFGIARATKWHELGFSADTLPYVGVDVWNCYELSWLLPSGKPVVAIAQFIVPADSPNIIESKSFKLYLNSFNQSTYSSFAEVQAVLSADLSQVAQAPVQVELKTLREVAAEGLHEPQGVCIDDLDINVSQYEHPGVEQLACSSEQAEEQLYSHLLKSNCPVTGQPDWGTLQVHYRGAALEHASLLAYLVSFRQHQDFHEQCVERIFLDLQRCLKPELLTVSARYVRRGGLDINPYRSTQHCTVDNLRLARQ
- a CDS encoding flagellar protein FliT, with protein sequence MRSSTVEQLQNTSTALRDALAQQDWQAVGQLDLQCRQAVDSAMADPQQQNDELRERMQELLDLYRELVSVCQGEQQRIAGELRQINQFKKSAKVYQMFG
- the fliS gene encoding flagellar export chaperone FliS encodes the protein MNKPMQTYNSVAAGQDLTPYQAVELLLDGALECISKALIAQQENNAAQRGEAVGTTLTIIGLLQDSLDKTLGGELAENLDALYDYMTRRLAGVAVDKTPHSLEEVQGIVLQLREGWSQIDPASEPKEL